In the Bacillus sp. HSf4 genome, GAAACCGGCTAAAATCATGAAAAACCCTCAGACTTTGGCCTTAAAGAGGAGCCGGTTAAAAAAAGAACCATTGCGAGAAAAAAGGCTTCGGCCCTGTGAAATCCAGGGCTGAAGCCTTTTCTTTAATAAGCCGGTTAATTCGCGACTATATTCACTAGCTTTCCGGGAACAGCGATCACTTTTCTGATCGTTTTTCCTTCCAGCTGTTCTTTTACTTTGTCATTGTTTTTGGCCAGTTCTTCAAGCTCTTCTTTTCCAGCATCAGCCGGTACGTTTAACTTCGCTTTCACTTTTCCGTTCAGCTGAACGACGATTTCGATTTCATCATCGACAAGCTTTGCTTCATCATAGACAGGCCATGATTCATATGTGATCGTTCCTTCATGCCCGAGGCGGCTCCACAGCTCCTCAGCAAGGTGCGGCGCTACAGGAGAAAGCAGCTTCACAAAGCCTTCCATGTATTCCTTCGGAAGCTCGTCCGCTTTATACGCTTCATTGACAAAAACCATCAGCTGGGAAATCCCTGTATTAAAACGCAAGCCTTCAAAATGGTCTGTCACTTTCATGACTGTTTCATGGTAGACGCGCTCAAGCGTTTCACCGGCGCCTTCTTTGATCTTGCTGTTCAGCTCGCCATTGTCATCGATAAACAGACGCCATACACGGTCTAGGAAACGGCGGGCTCCGTCAAGTCCTGTCGTTGACCAGGCGATCGATGCATCGAGCGGTCCCATGAACATTTCGTACAAACGGAGCGTATCCGCGCCGTGCGTCTCGACAATTTCATCCGGGTTGACGACATTGCCTTTAGATTTGCTCATTTTCTCGTTGTTTTCGCCAAGGATCATGCCTTGGTTGTACAGCTGCTGGAACGGCTCTTTCGTCGGGACGACACCGATATCATAAAGGAATTTGTGCCAGAAGCGCGCATACAATAAATGAAGAACCGCATGCTCGGCGCCTCCGATATACATATCGACAGGAAGCCATTCCTTTAATTTTTCCGGCGAGGCGAGTTGATTCGGATTATGAGGATCGATATAGCGCAGGAAGTACCAGCAGCTGCCGGCCCACTGCGGCATTGTATTCGTTTCCCGTCTTCCTTTTTTGCCAGTCTCAGGATCTGTCACTTCCACCCACTCTTTAATGTTGGCAAGCGGGGATTCACCTGTACCGCTCGGCTTGATTTCAGACGTTTTCGGCAGCATAAGCGGGAGCTCTTCTTCAGGGACGGGTGTTGATGTGCCGTCTTCCCAATGAATGATCGGAATCGGCTCGCCCCAGTAGCGCTGACGGCTGAACAGCCAATCGCGGAGGCGGTATGTCACCTTTTTCTCACCTTTGCCGTTTTCTTCAAGCCACTCGATCATTTTTGCAATCGCAGCCGCTTTATCAAGACCGTTCAGAAAATCGGAATTGATATGTTCGCCATCTCCTGTATAGGCATCTTTCTCAACATTCCCGCCTTTAACGACTTCTTTGACGGGCAGACCGAAGGCCGCAGCAAACTCATGATCGCGTTCATCATGGGCCGGCACAGCCATGACCGCCCCGGTTCCGTATGTAGCCAGAACATAATCCGCAATCCAGACCGGAATGTTTTCTCCGTTTGCCGGATTGACCGCGTAAGCCCCTGTGAAGACGCCTGTCTTCGTTTTGGCCAGGTCTGTCCGCTCTAAATCGCTCTTTGACTGAATCTCTTCAATATAGGCATTGACTGCATCCTGCTGTTCTTTCGTCGTAATTTTTTGAACAAGCTCATGTTCGGGAGCGAGTACGGCATATGTCGCGCCAAACAGTGTATCAGGACGCGTTGTGAAAACGGTGAACGTTTCATCGCTGCCGTCGATGGCAAAATGGACGTGAGCGCCTTCAGAGCGGCCGATCCAATTCCGCTGCATTTCTTTAATGCTTTCCGGCCAGTCAAGCTCTTCAAGATCTTCAAGAAGGCGGTCGGCGTATGCCGTAATTTTCAGCATCCACTGCTTCATCGGACGGCGTTCTACGGGGTGGCCGCCGCGTTCGCTTTTTCCGTCGATGACTTCTTCGTTGGCCAGAACCGTTCCGAGCGCAGGGCACCAGTTGACAGGCACTTCATCTATGTAAGCGAGTCCTTTTTCATAAAGCTTTAAGAAAATCCACTGTGTCCACTTATAGTAGGCCGGATCTGTTGTATTCACTTCACGGTCCCAGTCGTACGAAAAACCGAGGGCCCTAATCTGGCGGCGGAAGTTGTCGATGTTCTGCTTTGTAAAGACCGCAGGATCGTTTCCTGTATCAAGCGCATATTGCTCAGCCGGAAGCCCGAATGCGTCCCAGCCCATTGGATGCAGGACATCATACCCTTGCATCCGCTTCATGCGGGACAGGATATCCGTTGCTGTATAGCCTTCGGGATGGCCGACGTGCAGCCCTGCACCTGACGGATACGGAAACATGTCCAATGCATAAAATTTCGGTTTGGATTTATCTTCAAGCGTGGCAAACGTTTTGTTGTTCAGCCAATAGTCCTGCCACTTTTTTTCGATTTTTTGATGATCAAAACTCAATTGAAAAACCTCCTTATTGTGCGTACGGCTTCGTTGTTTCAAGTATAGACGGGCCTGACAGCTTTATATTCAGATTATTCTAAAATCAAAAAAACTCTCCCATCCCCAAAAGGGACGAGAGATTTTCCCGCGGTACCACCCTTGTTAGCGTGCAGGCTGCACACTCACTTGATATCTTTAACGCAGAAATGCGGCAGCAGCTTATCACTGCTGCAACTCTGAGGCGAGTTCAGAAGCGCATTTGATTGACTTTCACCAGCCGTCAACTCTCTAAACAAAATGGGCTTCTTACTGCTCCTCTTCACCGTTCTTGCCGTAACCGTAATCTTATCTGTATTTTATAGAATTCTGTTCATAAGTGCAAGCAGGTTTGTATA is a window encoding:
- the leuS gene encoding leucine--tRNA ligase, which encodes MSFDHQKIEKKWQDYWLNNKTFATLEDKSKPKFYALDMFPYPSGAGLHVGHPEGYTATDILSRMKRMQGYDVLHPMGWDAFGLPAEQYALDTGNDPAVFTKQNIDNFRRQIRALGFSYDWDREVNTTDPAYYKWTQWIFLKLYEKGLAYIDEVPVNWCPALGTVLANEEVIDGKSERGGHPVERRPMKQWMLKITAYADRLLEDLEELDWPESIKEMQRNWIGRSEGAHVHFAIDGSDETFTVFTTRPDTLFGATYAVLAPEHELVQKITTKEQQDAVNAYIEEIQSKSDLERTDLAKTKTGVFTGAYAVNPANGENIPVWIADYVLATYGTGAVMAVPAHDERDHEFAAAFGLPVKEVVKGGNVEKDAYTGDGEHINSDFLNGLDKAAAIAKMIEWLEENGKGEKKVTYRLRDWLFSRQRYWGEPIPIIHWEDGTSTPVPEEELPLMLPKTSEIKPSGTGESPLANIKEWVEVTDPETGKKGRRETNTMPQWAGSCWYFLRYIDPHNPNQLASPEKLKEWLPVDMYIGGAEHAVLHLLYARFWHKFLYDIGVVPTKEPFQQLYNQGMILGENNEKMSKSKGNVVNPDEIVETHGADTLRLYEMFMGPLDASIAWSTTGLDGARRFLDRVWRLFIDDNGELNSKIKEGAGETLERVYHETVMKVTDHFEGLRFNTGISQLMVFVNEAYKADELPKEYMEGFVKLLSPVAPHLAEELWSRLGHEGTITYESWPVYDEAKLVDDEIEIVVQLNGKVKAKLNVPADAGKEELEELAKNNDKVKEQLEGKTIRKVIAVPGKLVNIVAN